The proteins below come from a single Periophthalmus magnuspinnatus isolate fPerMag1 chromosome 7, fPerMag1.2.pri, whole genome shotgun sequence genomic window:
- the prickle3 gene encoding prickle planar cell polarity protein 3, which translates to MFLRGSKKRRSARLEEEDPDKGQPCIRCGDQCPGFSVHGWRKICVHCKCVREEHAVRAVPGQKMMTKLVSDFQRHSISDDDSGCASEEYSWVPPGLKPEQVYQYFSCLPEDRVPYVNSPGERYRIKQLLHQLPAHDSEPQYCNSLDEAEKKELRAFSQQRKRDNLGRGAVRPFPVTMTGAICHQCGRQISGGDIAVFATRAGSGCCWHPQCFQCASCNELLVDLIYFHQDGQIYCGRHHAERLKPRCQACDEIILADECTEAEGRCWHMKHFCCFECEAALGGQRYIMRESRPYCCSCYEGLYAEYCDTCGENIGIDQGQMTFEGQHWHAVEACFCCARCHLPLLGRPFLPRAGLIFCSRACSLGDDPNNSDSCDSALQSRSPLNRRHMTGRGPQQHCCSPLQPLEGSHSHVIPARDCIYTTMKNRGPHYTFIELNGAPSSRPPRGSYTPLPHIHLANGRGPSWPHDITHYGVAPGRCDSPHFNCSENENRTNGDIGHPLTCINSRETSSAKDCMAWVEKTHQVYPSENDRDSPDLPPSDSDLPPPLPLKSHEPRDSPPVNVTQDRPSDSPTPLSRGGTTRVSFREPISSSYSVEEEEEEEDEEEEEEEEEEEEDEPCDKEEEDQSQDVFGSRLQLKKGIPPQMDLLDGSSHHHRRRRGWGHSRVPSDPSLLTGSERRHRRSRSERPRLDSLERRGERDREIRGSSRSLSVGLQTGRRGHEDSCSTCSSSSSDSEEEGFFLGKPIPLPPQLRATPKSTPAPPPAGKEAQKESGLRGSFRRRRAHSLGAKDKDKNCAIS; encoded by the exons ATGTTTCTCCGCGGCTCCAAAAAGCGTCGGTCCGCGCGTTTG gaggaggaggacccaGACAAAGGTCAGCCCTGTATTCGCTGTGGAGACCAGTGCCCCGGGTTCAGCGTGCACGGATGGAG AAAGATCTGTGTTCACTGTAAGTGTGTGCGTGAGGAGCACGCCGTGCGCGCCGTCCCGGGGCAGAAGATGATGACCAAACTCGTGTCCGACTTTCAGAGACATTCCATCTCCGACGACGACTCGGGCTGCGCCTCCGAGGAATACTCCTGGGTCCCACCGGGGCTCAAGCCGGAACAG GTGTACCAGTACTTCAGCTGCCTGCCTGAGGACAGAGTGCCGTATGTGAACAGTCCAGGAGAGAGATACAGAATCAAACAGCTGCTGCACCAGCTGCCCGCCCACGACAGCGAG CCGCAGTACTGCAACTCTCTGGACGAGGCGGAGAAGAAGGAGCTGCGAGCGTTCAGCCAGCAGAGGAAACGGGACAATCTGGGACGAGGGGCCGTCCGACCTTTCCCCGTGACCATGACCGGAGCCATCTGCCaccag TGTGGGAGACAGATCAGCGGGGGGGACATCGCCGTCTTTGCGACTCGCGCCGGGAGCGGCTGCTGTTGGCATCCTCAGTGTTTCCAGTGCGCCTCCTGTAACGAGCTGCTCGTCGACCTCATCTACTTCCACCAGGACGGTCAGATCTACTGCGGCCGGCACCACGCGGAGAGGCTGAAGCCGCGGTGCCAGGCCTGCGACGAG ATCATTCTGGCAGACGAGTGCACGGAGGCCGAGGGCAGGTGCTGGCACATGAAGCACTTCTGCTGTTTCGAGTGTGAGGCGGCGCTCGGAGGTCAGCGCTACATCATGAGGGAGAGTCGACCgtactgctgctcctgctacgAGGGGCTGTACGCGGAGTACTGCGACACGTGTGGAGAAAACATCG GTATTGACCAGGGCCAGATGACGTTTGAGGGTCAGCACTGGCACGCGGTGGAGGCGTGTTTCTGCTGCGCCCGGTGCCACCTGCCCCTCCTGGGACGACCCTTTCTGCCCCGGGCAGGGCTCATCTTCTGCTCCAGAGCCTGCTCTTTAGGAGACGACCCCAACAACTCCGACTCCTGTGACTCCGCCCTGCAGAGCCGCTCTCCTTTAAACAGGAGACACATGACAGGACGAGGCCCGCAGCAACACTGCTGTTCACCTCTTcagccactagagggcagcCACTCCCATGTAATACCAGCGAGAGACTGTATTTACACCACAATGAAAAACAGAG GTCCACATTACACTTTTATAGAACTCAATGGAGCCCCTTCATCCCGTCCTCCCAGAGGCAGCTACACCCCGCTCCCACACATACACCTGGCAAACGGACGGGGCCCCTCCTGgccccatgacatcacacactACGGCGTAGCACCAGGACGCTGCGACAGTCCTCACTTTAACTGctctgaaaatgaaaacagaacAAACGGAGACATTGGACATCCTCTCACCTGCATCAACTCCAGAGAGACGTCCAGCGCTAAAGACTGCATGGCCTGGGTGGAAAAGACACATCAAG TTTATCCATCAGAAAACGATCGAGACTCACCTGATCTACCTCCGTCTGACTCTGAcctacctcctcctctgcccctaaAGTCCCACGAGCCCCGAGACTCTccccctgtgaatgtgactcagGACAGACCCTCAGACTCCCCCACGCCCCTGTCCCGTGGCGGCACGACCCGGGTCAGCTTCAGAGAGCCAATCAGCAGCAGCTATtctgtggaggaagaggaggaggaagaggacgaggaggaagaggaagaggaggaggaggaggaagaagatgagCCCTGtgacaaagaggaggaggatcagTCCCAGGACGTGTTTGGAAGCAGGTTACAGCTGAAGAAAGGCATCCCGCCTCAGATGGACCTGCTGG ACGGCTCGTCGCACCATCACCGTCGCCGCAGAGGTTGGGGTCACTCCCGCGtgccctctgacccctctctcctcacggGGTCAGAGAGACGGCACCGGCGCTCCCGATCCGAACGCCCCCGACTGGACTCGCTGGAGCGCAGGGGGGAGAGGGACCGGGAAATCCGAGGTTCGTCCCGCTCCCTGTCCGTCGGCCTCCAGACGGGACGCCGCGGACACGAGgactcctgctccacctgctcctcctcctcctccgactcagaggaggaggggttcTTTTTGGGGAAACCGATCCCTCTGCCGCCGCAGCTCCGAGCGACCCCGAAGAGCACCCCCGCGCCTCCCCCCGCGGGTAAGGAGGCGCAGAAGGAGAGCGGACTTCGCGGGAGCTTCAGGCGGAGACGAGCTCACAGTCTGGGGGCGAAAGACAAAGATAAAAACTGCGCCATTTCGTAG